In Bactrocera oleae isolate idBacOlea1 chromosome 5, idBacOlea1, whole genome shotgun sequence, a genomic segment contains:
- the LOC106623508 gene encoding uncharacterized protein isoform X2 produces MISVQSNPSGHRDSTGNGLNAQAQPQKVYHNARCARHHKPHHNHSHSSNNNNSSNNSNTIANGNNNNNSSNSNGVLANGTTPNGLTDLCHHQLANPPAHGHGHNHTHTNGGGNRRKSESVLSTDSDIRFTRRKLGDSQKCGCAVIAGFLVALLVAGAFVYVGYTYFRPEPLPDRTFRGKFLVMNDKWSMELADQNSLRFNHKARDFRERINLIVKRSDLREAYEGSEILALDGTEDINEVVVHFNLIFDPYAGLVSTADLLALFAEEINAPNRKYFANMTVDPQSLTIKEVTGLIEEPVMSSSPLGGEDDTTEIITTTPKPPRRCESLKLNYCRSIGYNITTYPNFLGHQSFEEVQADVIAFRELVDAECFREAFDFVCRLLQPPCDTHGSFEPTPGVMCREYCQLFMRGCGSRLPARFKRFFDCETFPEATGIQSCHHKPHCAHDLQNNAQSPRLCDGFVDCPDFSDERTCTFCTANSLYCGRGRACVSRKARCDGKADCPDGSDEKDCLAIAPLAADLLKPEPMVPYLPRFHSEGFAVFSEKGVVGKLCAEGLEADSKLIVRQTVAESLCKSLGYESVEIFEVRNDTEQVEDYVRVLDPHAPEISFIRTHCQKRQVLYVGCGELQCGVQSVLSPKQYLSLPKMSSPGDWPWLVALYREDIHVCDGTLISHDWILTTESCFQGQPRATWMAIFGAVRLSSNAPWTQRRRIIGLIKSPVEGSTAALIRLETPVNFSDHVRPICLPDELQRKQDQLAKRRAFVPKAERLEGKRPPPKVPPTPSAVQRHLAESQKFFVSPAVEQDPVDAHGSSSSSSESREEYSRYDFDHSEAAASQMPYAEALTQTVEQQFNKYPLPESAPQVHYYSGVASSAGRYAPVPVATGGVGVAAGRTPIGGVNSKASTTPPRVEEIWTNCNTLGWSRQRDHLQRVQLKIGDMAPCENISIATVNSMCTEATYQKHDCTQEEYSGAPVQCLIPGTNQWALLGVSSWRIACGPSGVERPRMYDKITSNAAWIREILSAA; encoded by the exons ATGATA AGTGTTCAGAGCAATCCGAGTGGACATCGCGATTCAACCGGAAATGGCTTAAATGCGCAAGCGCAACCGCAGAAAGTTTATCACAATGCGCGTTGTGCGCGCCACCACAAACCACATCACAATCATAGCCacagcagtaacaacaacaatagcagcaacaacagtaacaCTATTGCCaatggcaacaataacaacaacagcagtaatAGCAATGGTGTTCTCGCGAATGGTACGACGCCGAATGGTCTTACCGACTTGTGTCACCATCAATTGGCCAATCCACCCGCACATGGCCATGGacacaatcacacacacacaaacggcGGCGGTAATCGAAGAAAATCGGAGTCAGTGCTATCCACAGATTCCGATATACGTTTCACGCGTCGCAAGCTAGGCGATAGTCAGAAGTGCGGTTGTGCTGTGATAGCGGGATTTCTAGTCGCCCTACTGGTGGCCGGCGCTTTCGTTTATGTTGGTT ATACATATTTCCGCCCTGAACCGCTGCCAGATCGAACCTTCCGCGGCAAATTTCTGGTAATGAACGATAAGTGGTCTATGGAGTTGGCAGATCAGAATTCTTTGCGATTTAATCATAAAGCACGTGACTTCCGTGAGCgtattaatttaattgtaaaacGTTCCGATTTGCGTGAGGCTTACGAAGGCAGCGAGATACTGGCGCTGGATGG CACGGAGGATATCAATGAGGTTGTTGTACATTTCAATCTTATATTTGATCCATATGCCGGTCTGGTATCGACTGCCGATCTCTTGGCACTCTTTGCGGAGGAGATTAACGCACCAAATCGTAAATATTTCGCCAATATGACCGTTGATCCACAGAGTCTAACGATCAAGGAAGTTACCGGCCTCATTGAAGAACCTGTTATGTCTTCTTCACCACTCGGCGGAGAAGATGATACTACCGAGATAATTACTACTACGCCAAAGCCACCGCGCCGCTGTGAATCGCTCAAATTGAACTACTGCCGCTCGATCGGCTATAATATTACAACATATCCTAATTTCTTGGGCCATCAATCGTTTGAGGAGGTACAAGCGGACGTGATTGCTTTTCGCGAATTAGTGGATGCAGAGTGTTTTCGTGAAGCATTCGATTTTGTTTGCCGTTTACTGCAACCACCTTGTGATACACATGGCTCATTCGAACCGACGCCGGGTGTGATGTGTCGTGAATATTGTCAGCTCTTCATGAGGGGTTGTGGTAGTCGTTTACCTGCACGATTCAAACGATTTTTCGATTGTGAAACTTTTCCGGAAGCGACAGGCATACAGAGTTGTCATCACAAGCCGCATTGTGCACACGATTTGCAAAATAATGCACAAAGTCCGCGTCTCTGTGACGGTTTCGTAGACTGTCCGGATTTTTCTGATGAACGCACTTGTACCTTTTGTACGGCGAATTCATTATATTGTGGTAGAGGGCGCGCTTGTGTGTCACGTAAGGCGCGTTGCGATGGCAAAGCCGACTGTCCGGATGGTTCGGATGAAAAGGATTGTC TTGCTATAGCACCACTGGCTGCCGATCTCTTAAAGCCAGAACCGATGGTGCCCTATTTACCACGCTTCCACTCCGAAGGTTTTGCGGTATTTTCCGAAAAGGGTGTTGTGGGAAAATTGTGCGCAGAGGGCCTGGAAGCAGACAGTAAATTAATAGTTCGTCAAACTGTTGCAGAATCGCTTTGCAAATCTCTCGGCTATGA ATCCGTAGAAATATTTGAAGTGCGTAACGATACTGAACAAGTAGAAGACTACGTGCGTGTGCTGGATCCCCATGCGCCGGAGATATCTTTTATACGCACTCATTGTCAGAAGCGACAGGTACTCTATGTCGGCTGCGGTGAGTTACAGTGTGGAGTGCAGTCTGTATTATCGCCCAAACAATATTTATCGTTACCAAAGATGTCCTCACCTGGTGATTGGCCTTGGTTGGTAGCGCTCTATCGCGAGGACATACATGTGTGTGACGGAACACTG ATATCTCACGATTGGATATTAACCACCGAGTCGTGTTTCCAAGGACAACCACGCGCCACCTGGATGGCCATATTCGGTGCCGTGCGCCTCTCATCCAATGCACCGTGGACTCAGCGCCGTCGTATTATTGGTTTGATCAAGAGCCCTGTTGAGGGATCTACAGCGGCATTGATTCGGCTTGAGACACCAGTTAATTTCTCTGATCACGTGCGACCTATATGCCTACCCGATGAGCTGCAACGCAAACAAGATCAGCTGGCCAAACGGCGCGCATTTGTACCCAAAGCTGAGCGTCTAGAAGGCAAACGTCCACCTCCGAAGGTACCGCCTACTCCTAGCGCTGTTCAACGTCATTTGGCAGAATCACAAAAGTTCTTTGTATCGCCGGCGGTGGAACAGGATCCAGTTGACGCGCACGGTAGTAGTAGTAGCAGCTCGGAAAGTAGAGAGGAATATTCACGTTATGATTTTGATCACTCTGAAGCGGCCGCCTCACAAATGCCGTATGCTGAGGCGCTGACCCAGACGGTGGAGCAACAATTCAATAAATATCCGTTGCCAGAGAGTGCGCCACAAGTTCATTACTATAGTGGCGTTGCATCATCTGCTGGCCGTTATGCGCCTGTGCCTGTGGCAACCGGCGGTGTTGGTGTTGCTGCAGGTCGTACGCCGATAGGAGGTGTGAATAGCAAAGCTTCAACTACGCCGCCTAGAGTTGAGGAAATCTGGACAAATTGCAATACACTAGGCTGGTCCAGACAACGTGATCATTTGCAGCGAGTTCAGTTGAAAATCGGTGATATGGCACCATGTGAGAATATTTCTATAGCAACGGTAAACAGCATGTGCACCGAGGC